One genomic window of Arachis stenosperma cultivar V10309 chromosome 10, arast.V10309.gnm1.PFL2, whole genome shotgun sequence includes the following:
- the LOC130955768 gene encoding nicotinate N-methyltransferase 1-like, whose translation MEMKMNGVTTTTATVTTTCESQNKARLAILELAHMMSVPMSLVAVINLKVPQAIWQGGSNAPISASQILARGGAAYDAENLQRILRLLASYNIFMEHLNSSGERKYSLTDIGKTLIDDAEGLSYAYYMLQHHQDALMRAWPLMEETVKDPTVEPFKKANGEGAISYYTKRPDVLKLAVKSLCGMSIPLMKDILDSYDGFQGVDTLVDVGGNNGISLRSIMEKYPNVRKGINFDLPDMVANAPQIPGVTHVGGDAFESVPSGDAIFIKWVLLAWTDEECKKVFQNCYKALPANGKVIACEPVAPEITDESQRTRALLAGDIFIMTMYRTKGKHRTEQQFKELATSAGFSHFRAFYIDPYMAVLEFHK comes from the exons ATGGAGATGAAGATGAATGGAGTTACTACCACCACGGCCACCGTTACCACCACTTGTGAGTCTCAAAACAAAGCGAGGCTTGCAATTCTGGAACTAGCACACATGATGAGTGTCCCAATGTCCCTCGTCGCCGTCATCAATCTGAAGGTCCCCCAAGCCATATGGCAAGGCGGTTCCAACGCTCCCATCTCCGCCTCTCAAATTCTTGCCCGCGGTGGTGCCGCCTATGACGCTGAGAACCTTCAGCGCATTCTCCGCTTGCTGGCCAGCTATAACATATTCATGGAGCACCTTAACAGCAGCGGTGAAAGGAAGTACTCCCTCACTGACATTGGCAAGACTCTCATTGATGATGCTGAAGGTTTGTCCTATGCATATTACATGCTCCAGCACCATCAG GATGCATTGATGCGAGCATGGCCGTTGATGGAGGAGACAGTGAAGGATCCAACAGTGGAGCCATTCAAGAAAGCAAACGGAGAGGGTGCAATATCATATTATACAAAGAGACCAGATGTGTTGAAATTGGCTGTTAAATCCTTATGTGGAATGTCCATACCTTTAATGAAGGATATCTTGGATTCCTATGATGGCTTCCAAGGTGTGGACACATTGGTTGATGTTGGTGGCAACAATGGTATCTCTTTACGCTCTATCATGGAAAAATACCCAAATGTCCGTAAGGGCATCAACTTTGATCTTCCAGATATGGTGGCCAATGCACCACAGATTCCAG GTGTAACTCATGTGGGTGGCGACGCGTTTGAATCTGTTCCTAGTGGAGATGCCATCTTCATTAAG TGGGTCCTGTTAGCATGGACAGATGAGGAATGCAAGAAAGTTTTCCAGAATTGCTATAAGGCGCTTCCGGCGAACGGAAAAGTGATCGCTTGCGAGCCGGTGGCGCCGGAGATAACGGATGAGAGCCAGAGAACAAGAGCATTGCTTGCTGGTGACATATTCATAATGACAATGTATAGAACCAAGGGGAAGCACAGGACGGAACAACAATTCAAAGAGCTTGCTACTTCTGCTGGATTTTCTCATTTTCGTGCTTTCTATATTGATCCTTACATGGCTGTGCTTGAATTTCACAAATGA